From a region of the Catharus ustulatus isolate bCatUst1 chromosome 11, bCatUst1.pri.v2, whole genome shotgun sequence genome:
- the LOC117001358 gene encoding C-factor-like has translation MAAARTVLLTGSNRGIGLELVKQLLGSPRPPAWIFATCRDPDGPRAQELRDLASKHPNVVLVKLDVENPSAITDAVKVVEGKLDGMGLNLLINNAGIYTPTASLETVDAEDMVRAYKTNAVGPMLMAQAFLPLLKKAAQDSREKGLSCSKAAIINISTILGSIKKTPDSFFHPVISYRCSKAALNMLTMCQALTYKEAGILCVALHPGWVKTDMGSQEADLTVDTSVRGLLSVMPILSEKHSGTLLNWEGKAIPW, from the exons ATGGCGGCGGCGCGCACGGTGCTGCTGACCGGCTCCAACCGCGGCATCGGCCTGGAGCTGGTCAAACAGCTGCTGGGCTCGCCGCGACCCCCCGCCTGGATCTTCGCCACCTGCCGGGACCCCGACGGGCCGCGGGCACAG GAGCTGAGAGATCTGGCATCCAAACACCCAAACGTGGTTCTTGTAAAGCTGG ATGTCGAAAACCCCTCGGCTATCACCGATGCGGTGAAGGTGGTGGAGGGGAAGCTGGACGGAATGGGGCTGAACCTGCTGATAAACAACGCCGGCATCTACACCCCCACGGCCTCGCTGGAGACAGTCGATGCTGAGGACATGGTCAGGGCCTACAAGACCAATGCAGTGGGGCCAATGCTGATGGCCCAG GccttcctgcctctgctgaagaaggctgcccaggacagcagagaaaagggCCTGAGTTGCAGCAAGGCAGCCATCATCAACATTTCCACCATCTTGGGGTCCATCAAGAAAACACCTGATTCCTTCTTCCACCCTGTCATCTCCTACCGCTGCAGCAAG GCTGCCCTCAACATGCTGACCATGTGCCAGGCTCTGACCTACAAGGAAGCTGGGATCCTGTGCGTGGCACTGCACCCTGGCTGGGTGAAAACAGACATGGGCAGCCAGGAG GCTGACCTGACAGTGGACACAAGTGTGCGGGGGCTGCTGTCTGTGATGCCAATCCTTTCTGAGAAACACAGTGGGACTTTGCTCAACTGGGAAGGTAAAGCTATCCCCTGGTGA